A genome region from Nocardioides cynanchi includes the following:
- the glpX gene encoding class II fructose-bisphosphatase, with the protein MTDTTGSLEPAPDSPDRNLALELVRVTEAAALAAARWVGRGDKEGADGVAVDAMRKVIATVQMRGVVVIGEGEKDNAPMLYNGEVVGDGTGPECDVAVDPIDGTTLTAKGMNNAVSVMAVSPRGSMYDPSAVFYMEKLVTGPEAAGVVDIRKGATANIHAVAKAKGSRPADVTVVMLDRPRHDALADEVRATGARLKLIVDGDVAGAIMAARPDTGIDMLLGIGGTPEGIITACAMKCVGGVIQGRLWPKDDDERQRALDAGHDLDPAHFLSTDDLVTGDDCFFVASGITDGELMKGVHFRAHGATSQSLVMRSRSGTVRLISSEHQFEKLDVVAPSL; encoded by the coding sequence GACACGACGGGGAGCCTCGAGCCGGCACCTGACTCCCCCGACCGCAACCTCGCCCTGGAGCTCGTGCGTGTGACCGAGGCGGCGGCCCTGGCGGCCGCCCGCTGGGTCGGCCGCGGCGACAAGGAGGGCGCCGACGGGGTGGCCGTCGACGCGATGCGCAAGGTGATCGCGACCGTGCAGATGCGTGGCGTCGTGGTGATCGGCGAGGGCGAGAAGGACAACGCGCCGATGCTCTACAACGGCGAGGTCGTCGGTGACGGCACGGGGCCCGAGTGCGACGTGGCCGTCGACCCGATCGACGGCACCACCCTGACCGCCAAGGGCATGAACAACGCGGTGTCGGTGATGGCGGTCTCGCCCCGGGGGTCGATGTACGACCCGTCCGCGGTGTTCTACATGGAGAAGCTGGTCACCGGGCCCGAGGCCGCCGGCGTGGTCGACATCCGCAAGGGCGCCACGGCCAACATCCATGCGGTCGCCAAGGCCAAAGGGTCGCGGCCCGCGGACGTCACCGTGGTGATGCTCGATCGTCCGCGCCACGACGCGCTCGCCGACGAGGTGCGGGCCACCGGCGCCCGGCTGAAGCTGATCGTCGACGGCGACGTGGCAGGCGCGATCATGGCGGCCCGCCCCGACACCGGCATCGACATGCTGCTCGGCATCGGCGGCACCCCCGAGGGGATCATCACCGCCTGCGCGATGAAGTGCGTGGGAGGCGTGATCCAGGGCCGGCTCTGGCCGAAGGACGACGACGAGCGGCAGCGTGCCCTCGACGCCGGCCACGACCTCGACCCGGCCCACTTCCTGTCGACCGACGACCTGGTCACCGGCGACGACTGCTTCTTCGTCGCCAGCGGGATCACCGACGGCGAGCTGATGAAGGGCGTGCACTTCCGGGCCCACGGGGCCACTTCGCAGTCCCTGGTGATGCGCTCGCGCTCCGGCACGGTGCGCCTGATCAGCAGCGAGCACCAGTTCGAGAAGCTCGACGTCGTCGCGCCGTCCCTCTAG